From Medicago truncatula cultivar Jemalong A17 chromosome 7, MtrunA17r5.0-ANR, whole genome shotgun sequence, a single genomic window includes:
- the LOC11408261 gene encoding probable WRKY transcription factor 33: MPSPTTGSFAMLPPLTYKGSMLTSVKHEQENVDVPTASDFAASFNFKHQANLDADSLSPYFASLNQVSNNRHMMNGGGHRDGQMLVQGQQLLDFSFPQGFSSEYLARNSGVHFYNDVKMVDDVIVNTNNVDIPISRSEEASDESTLPENSIHSEDIGQHHVLEAEQKEMSHAAGAKTSEDGYNWRKYGQKQVKGSEYPRSYYKCTHSNCQVKKKVERSHDGHITEIIYKGNHNHAKPHSSRRGSVPSSDEISENAEANETCDRVDADSVWGNIQSWGKDAKHNPERKPDGQERTSPPSGVTELSDPMKRARSQGMFESDNAPEHSSALGNHDGDKDGATQAVLSPENNPEDADSESKRRKKESYPVETMVPPRAVREPRVVVQIESDIDILDDGYRWRKYGQKVVKGNPNPRSYYKCTSAGCTVRKHVERASHNLKYVLTTYEGKHNHEVPAARNNNHISSSDVGLSSTCANVIPGSAVIPKSETHQTLPSHFDRKPEFSNDFLRSSLMGNFSNDMKFGPSSISQMNYSSLNNIIPYGAYGTSPDHVAVPQTGPIASMFPEFQMPLPLNLPSSGNYALAGINFNYARPMSSIQSYLSGQQLRDMDTGFLRPKQEVKEESSYAACAPSLDHASTSHTPPYAACAPSLDHASTSHTPPSPSQSIYQCVMQNFPS, encoded by the exons ATGCCATCTCCCACCACCGGGAGTTTCGCCATGCTTCCACCTCTCACTTATAAAGGATCAATGCTCACTTCTGTCAAACATGAACAAGAGAACGTGGATGTGCCTACCGCCTCCGATTTTGCTGCCTCTTTCAATTTCAAGCATCAAGCTAACTTGGATGCTGATTCTTTATCTCCATATTTTGCTTCTCTAAATCAG GTTTCTAATAATCGCCACATGATGAATGGAGGAGGACATAGAGACGGCCAAATGCTTGTTCAAGGTCAACAACTGTTAGATTTTTCATTCCCACAAGGTTTTTCAAGTGAATATTTAGCTAGAAATAGTGGAGTCCATTTCTACAATGATGTGAAAATGGTAGATGACGTGATTGTCAATACCAATAATGTTGACATACCCATATCTCGTTCCGAAGAAGCTAGCGATGAAAGCACTCTGCCTGAAAATTCTATCCACAGCGAGGATATCGGACAACATCATGTCTTAGAAGCAGAACAGAAAGAGATGTCTCATGCAGCAGGAGCAAAGACCTCAGAGGATGGTTATAATTGGAGAAAATATGGccaaaaacaagtaaaaggTAGTGAATATCCGAGAAGCTACTACAAATGTACTCATTCTAATTGTCAGGTCAAGAAAAAGGTGGAAAGATCACACGATGGCCACATAACAGAAATTATTTACAAGGGTAATCATAACCATGCAAAACCACATTCAAGTCGCCGAGGATCAGTACCTTCTAGTGATGAGATATCAGAAAATGCTGAAGCCAATGAAACATGTGATAGAGTTGATGCTGATTCGGTATGGGGAAACATTCAGTCATGGGGGAAAGATGCAAAACACAATCCGGAACGGAAGCCTGATGGTCAAGAAAGGACATCCCCGCCTTCTGGTGTGACCGAGCTTTCAGATCCTATGAAGAGAGCTAGATCTCAAGGTATGTTTGAATCGGACAACGCTCCGGAGCATTCTTCAGCACTTGGTAATCATGATGGTGATAAAGATGGAGCCACTCAAGCAGTCCTATCACCTGAAAACAATCCTGAAGATGCCGATTCAGAATCGAAAAGAAG GAAGAAGGAGAGCTACCCGGTTGAAACAATGGTGCCTCCGAGGGCTGTTCGTGAGCCACGAGTGGTAGTCCAAATTGAGAGTGACATCGacatacttgatgatggttatcgCTGGCGAAAGTATGGACAGAAGGTTGTCAAAGGGAATCCAAACCCAAG GAGCTACTACAAATGCACAAGTGCTGGATGTACTGTAAGGAAACATGTGGAAAGGGCTTCACACAATCTAAAGTATGTTCTTACAACTTATGAGGGAAAACATAACCACGAGGTTCCCGCTGCTAGAAATAACAATCATATAAGCTCAAGTGATGTTGGTTTATCTTCTACTTGTGCTAATGTCATACCTGGGAGTGCCGTTATCCCAAAATCTGAAACTCATCAAACTCTTCCATCTCATTTCGATAGAAAACCTGAATTTAGCAATGATTTCCTGAGATCAAGTTTGATGGGAAATTTCAGTAATGATATGAAGTTTGGACCTTCCTCCATATCTCAAATGAATTACTCTTCCTTGAATAATATCATACCTTATGGCGCCTATGGAACGAGCCCTGACCATGTTGCTGTGCCTCAAACAGGACCTATTGCTTCAATGTTCCCTGAATTTCAAATGCCGCTACCGCTGAATCTTCCCTCGTCTGGAAATTATGCTCTAGCTGGAATTAATTTTAACTATGCAAGACCTATGAGTTCTATTCAGTCTTATCTTTCAGGACAGCAGTTGAGGGATATGGATACAGGATTCTTAAGGCCTAAACAGGAGGTGAAGGAAGAATCTTCATATGCTGCATGTGCACCTTCTCTTGATCATGCAAGTACCTCACACACTCCACCATATGCTGCATGTGCACCCTCTCTTGATCATGCAAGTACCTCACACACTCCACCATCACCATCACAATCCATCTATCAATGTGTCATGCAAAATTTCCCTTCATAA
- the LOC11410287 gene encoding seipin-1, translated as MGENQKDSFVLPTPADLLYNSMASVFSPFYSLLTVTSESYHHDGQTKDNAPSQIAYGSIVLLKKLGLCFLSAAYVCMILFFVLILASVVGVGLVRFWVEEPVIVNESLYFDYTDAHPTAVFSFNGGVSAAWGYIKKKHIRVPVGHTFSVSLSLLMPESDFNRELGVFQLTAELLSVNGNVIAKSSHPCMLRFRSSPIRLARTVMMGVPLVLGISAETQKINVEILRHKEQNQRTNAIRVTLHPRAGTSSLPQLYEAEIVINSHLPWAKELIRNWKWTFYVWVSLYVYIVLLMLLLYCYRPLIFLVTQETFSEQRVREVISEEHKDLQVGDLSGDESEVSELLRKWRLSRSKRKTILTHGSVGVPEAIGEASSISMTTTREDVTSLAVEDDVEDSESVCIG; from the exons AtgggggaaaaccaaaaagaCTCATTTGTTTTGCCTACACCAGCAGACTTACTCTACAACAGCATGGCCTCTGTCTTTTCCCCTTTCTACTCACTTCTGACAGTGACATCTGAGTCCTACCATCATGATGGGCAAACCAAAGACAATGCTCCTTCACAAATAGCTTATGGTAGCATAGTATTGCTTAAGAAACTGGGTCTTTGTTTTCTGAGTGCTGCATATGTGTGTATGATTCTGTTCTTTGTTCTGATTCTGGCTTCTGTGGTTGGTgttgggttggttcggttttgggTGGAGGAACCTGTCATTGTTAATGAAAGTTTGTATTTTGATTACACTGATGCTCATCCTACAGCTGTATTTTCATTTAATGGTGGAGTTAGTGCTGCTTGGGGTTATATTAAGAAAAAGCATATACGTGTTCCAGTTGGTCACACATTTTCTGTTTCTTTGTCCCTCTTGATGCCTGAATCTGACTTCAATAGGGAGCTTGGTGTGTTTCAG TTGACAGCAGAGCTCCTATCAGTAAATGGAAACGTGATAGCAAAATCAAGCCACCCATGCATGTTAAGGTTTCGAAGCTCACCGATTCGACTTGCAAGGACAGTTATGATGGGTGTGCCATTGGTGCTAGGAATCTCAGCCGAGACTCAGAAAATCAATGTAGAAATATTGAGGCACAAGGAACAAAATCAAAGAACAAATGCTATAAGAGTAACCCTGCATCCAAGAGCAGGAACTTCATCTCTTCCACAACTATATGAAGCTGAAATTGTTATAAACTCCCATTTACCTTGGGCTAAAGAGTTAATTCGAAATTGGAAGTGGACTTTCTATGTTTGGGTGTCATTATATGTGTACATCGTGCTACTTATGCTTCTCTTATATTGTTACAGGCCACTCATCTTTCTTGTCACACAAGAAACTTTTAGTGAGCAAAGGGTGAGGGAAGTGATAAGTGAAGAACATAAAGACTTACAAGTTGGAGATTTATCAGGAGATGAGAGTGAAGTTTCTGAGTTGTTGAGGAAATGGAGACTTAGCAGAAGCAAGAGAAAGACGATCCTGACACATGGTAGTGTTGGTGTGCCAGAAGCAATTGGCGAGGCTTCTAGTATTAGCATGACGACTACTAGAGAAGATGTAACCAGTCTTGCtgttgaagatgatgttgaGGACTCTGAATCAGTGTGCATAGGTTAA
- the LOC11410288 gene encoding putative 4-hydroxy-4-methyl-2-oxoglutarate aldolase 2 encodes MALVTTAEVCDANPQLILSGELRALQPIFQIYGRRQVFSGPIVTLKVFEDNVLVREFLEEKGNGRVLVVDGGASLRCAILGGNPVVQAQNNGWAGIIVNGCIRDVDEINGCDIGVRALGSHPMKANKKGMGEKHVPITIAGTRIGDGEWLYADTDGILISRTELSV; translated from the coding sequence ATGGCCTTGGTTACCACTGCCGAAGTGTGTGATGCGAACCCTCAATTAATTTTGAGCGGGGAGCTCCGTGCCCTTCAGCCAATTTTTCAGATTTATGGTCGAAGACAGGTCTTTTCCGGACCTATAGTTACCTTGAAGGTGTTTGAAGACAATGTCCTGGTTCGGGAGTTTCTTGAAGAGAAAGGCAATGGAAGAGTGCTTGTTGTGGATGGGGGTGCCAGTTTGCGCTGTGCAATATTGGGAGGTAATCCTGTGGTGCAAGCACAGAACAATGGATGGGCAGGTATCATTGTGAATGGATGTATAAGAGATGTGGATGAGATCAATGGTTGTGATATTGGGGTGAGAGCTCTTGGTTCTCATCCCATGAAAGCCAATAAGAAAGGTATGGGAGAAAAGCATGTTCCCATAACTATTGCTGGGACAAGGATCGGTGATGGGGAATGGCTTTATGCAGACACCGATGGAATTCTGATCTCTCGAACAGAGCTTTCTGTTTGA